The proteins below come from a single Drosophila kikkawai strain 14028-0561.14 chromosome 3R, DkikHiC1v2, whole genome shotgun sequence genomic window:
- the LOC121503264 gene encoding uncharacterized protein has product MDKSKIVEWLKANEIEFPTSATLRQLRKLASNAGCQDVHEVPETISEEEDTKMELMSQGTASEHIEHTLEEEEEALDAAIRVAEKKKILARLMQNDNKVTDDVQIVKQLMVPFSATENEEALQWILDFERACRSVNDDATFQLRCVRMLMKPGTDADLFLRVDRSNTYGDFKENFVKTFGRGNSTADVVLLLKETIFNPDKNTVIGYILKMEEIALRANIDEKLTIQFIIDGFRNRSANIALLYSATTIEQLKEMSQKYAFLRKNSQNVSYRTGGTIARGSRNLIRCFNCSAHGHYASSCTAPKREKGSCFRCGSLQHMLKDCQQKPATTPRVVGATNNQSGRDEQQNEMFIPIFNQRH; this is encoded by the exons atggataAGTCAAAGATTGTGGAATGGCTAAAGGCCAACGAAATCGAGTTCCCAACAAGCGCAACACTCAGACAACTGCGTAAGCTTGCTTCAAATGCCGGTTGCCAAGATGTTCATGAGGTTCCTGAAACCATATCGGAGGAAGAAGACACCAAAATGGAACTCATGAGCCAGGGGACCGCGAGCGAACATATCGAGCACACAttggaagaagaagaagaagcccTTGACGCCGCAATAAGAGTAGCTGAGAAGAAGAAAATACTCGCCAGATTGATGCAAAATGACAATAAGGTGACTGATGACGTCCAAATTGTAAAGCAGCTCATGGTTCCGTTCTCTGCTACTGAAAACGAAGAAGCACTTCAGTGGATCTTGGATTTTGAAAGAGCTTGCAGAAGTGTAAATGATGACGCAACTTTTCAATTACGTTGTGTTCGTATGCTGATGAAACCAGGGACAGATGCCGACTTGTTTCTGCGTGTCGACCGATCGAATACGTATGGCGATTTTAAGGAAAACTTTGTGAAAACATTTGGCCGCGGCAATTCAACAGCCGATGTAGTATTGTTGTTGAAGGAAACCATTTTTAACCCTGACAAGAACACCGTCATAGGTTACATTCTCAAAATGGAGGAAATTGCGCTGCGTGCTAATATTGATGAAAAACTAACCATACAATTCATCATCGATGGTTTTCGCAATCGTTCAGCCAATATCGCACTGTTGTACTCGGCAACCACAATCGAACAACTAAAGGAAATGTCACAAAAATATGCGTTTCTACGAAAAAATTCCCAAAATGTGTCCTATCGCACAGGAGGCACTATCGCTAGAGGGAGCCGAAACCTGATACGCTGCTTTAATTGTTCGGCACATGGACACTACGCTTCGTCTTGTACTGCGCCGAAGCGCGAGAAAGGATCCTGTTTCCGCTGTGGATCCCTTCAGCATATGTTAAAGGACTGCCAACAGAAGCCAGCAACTACTCCGAGAGTCGTGGGAGCGACCAACAATCAGAGCGGACGAGATGAGCAGCAGAACGAGATGTTTATACCTATTTTCAATCAG CGCCATTAA